The Pirellulales bacterium genome includes a window with the following:
- a CDS encoding B12-binding domain-containing radical SAM protein — protein sequence MAVLPTALPKQIYEPVPLPWQAEPSGTHTPASAKRVLLVSPAYRAHIVAPHLGLGYLATALRRAGHEVHVVDGLREPVVIRPEWDLVGVTAMTTYFPEAVALVQQAKSLGLPVILGGPHAIADPQGSLRQSGADYVCAGEGELVITALAGGVPAAQIPGLLWWDQGQVRQNGQANFLPTVDDFGEPAWDLIDPRSYPPAPHGMIARAFPLAPVITTRGCPYTCSYCSAPITAGRRMRYRDPVRVVDEFERLVRDYGVREIQVEDDNFTIKREHVLAICEELVRRNVRVHWSLPNGVRIDRLDPELLRLMKRSGCYLMALGIESANQRILDMVHKKLDVGLVRRVVQDVVDAGIEAWGFFMIGFPTETRAEIQNTIEFALSLPLTRLQFTRTTPLPGTPIYEWWKAEWGRGQDIDWSKFNYYEFKCDWSEVPADELGRMQRRAHWRFYRRPRNFLKIVGSLRPAQYRYALRRLTNLGAFRSHDMHRPLDASAAHGVVSSDNSPPS from the coding sequence ATGGCCGTACTTCCCACGGCGCTGCCCAAGCAAATCTACGAGCCGGTGCCGCTGCCTTGGCAGGCGGAACCGTCGGGCACCCACACCCCGGCCAGCGCGAAGCGCGTCTTGCTGGTCAGTCCGGCCTACCGCGCGCATATCGTCGCGCCTCACCTGGGGCTGGGCTACCTGGCGACCGCGTTGCGCCGCGCCGGGCACGAGGTGCACGTCGTCGACGGGCTACGCGAGCCGGTCGTGATTCGGCCCGAATGGGACCTGGTCGGCGTGACGGCGATGACCACCTATTTCCCCGAGGCGGTCGCATTGGTCCAGCAGGCCAAGTCGCTGGGGCTGCCGGTGATTCTGGGTGGGCCGCACGCGATTGCCGACCCGCAAGGCAGCCTCCGTCAAAGCGGGGCCGACTACGTCTGCGCCGGCGAAGGCGAACTGGTGATCACGGCGCTGGCCGGCGGAGTGCCGGCCGCGCAGATTCCCGGGTTGCTGTGGTGGGACCAAGGGCAAGTGCGCCAGAACGGCCAGGCCAATTTCCTGCCGACCGTCGACGACTTCGGCGAACCGGCCTGGGACCTGATCGATCCGCGCAGCTATCCGCCGGCGCCACACGGCATGATTGCCCGGGCCTTTCCGCTGGCGCCGGTCATCACGACCCGCGGCTGTCCCTACACCTGCAGCTATTGCAGCGCTCCGATCACAGCAGGCCGGCGGATGCGTTACCGCGACCCGGTGCGCGTGGTCGACGAGTTCGAGCGGCTGGTTCGCGATTACGGTGTGCGTGAAATCCAGGTCGAGGACGACAACTTTACGATCAAGCGCGAGCACGTACTGGCGATTTGCGAGGAGCTGGTACGGCGCAACGTGCGTGTGCACTGGAGCCTGCCCAACGGCGTGCGGATCGATCGGCTCGACCCCGAGTTGCTGCGCTTGATGAAGCGCAGCGGTTGCTACCTGATGGCGCTGGGGATCGAGTCGGCCAACCAACGGATCCTGGACATGGTCCACAAAAAGCTCGACGTCGGGCTGGTGCGGCGTGTCGTGCAAGACGTCGTCGACGCCGGGATCGAGGCCTGGGGCTTTTTCATGATCGGGTTCCCCACGGAGACCCGGGCGGAGATCCAAAACACCATCGAGTTTGCCTTGAGCCTGCCGCTTACGCGGCTGCAATTCACCCGCACGACACCCCTGCCCGGCACGCCCATCTACGAATGGTGGAAGGCCGAATGGGGGCGCGGGCAGGACATCGATTGGTCGAAGTTCAACTACTACGAGTTCAAATGCGACTGGTCTGAGGTGCCGGCCGACGAGCTGGGTCGGATGCAGCGCCGGGCCCATTGGCGCTTCTATCGCCGGCCGCGCAATTTCCTCAAGATCGTCGGCTCGTTGCGGCCGGCGCAGTATCGCTATGCGTTACGCCGGCTGACCAACCTGGGAGCGTTTCGCTCGCACGATATGCACCGCCCACTGGACGCGAGCG